From Drosophila nasuta strain 15112-1781.00 chromosome X, ASM2355853v1, whole genome shotgun sequence, one genomic window encodes:
- the LOC132795772 gene encoding transmembrane protein fend, with the protein MFQSFGIVIIVSALLVAAAQATAEQQYANSNADAAAELQATSQDTAATPLGSKQLTRCRQSCYQQFARDWHDCTDFVDCRNCRQNCQRQLAPFELRVHHAQRQGALVLTDIGWDELIANASRQCLITWEVSGGGLMGNLLTDTARAELSLWPDTVYNIQVTCKHKLTGMMRRSLKLNVDTHQLLSTSPTSATTIANRRTTASRVVSMSATSASSTTPTTAITKGAATVAAAAGIAGVTTVQHQQQQQQQQQPQRVRPTDRVYIISALPTASQLSGVVYPAFGALAFFLALLVMFLFLRPQRKRTTDADADTASLLSGGRRSSCSASSSRLSMDNNSTLHV; encoded by the exons atgTTTCAGTCATTTGGCATAGTCATCATAGTCAGTGCGCTgctcgttgctgctgcccaaGCGACAGCGGAGCAACAGTATGCGAATTCGAATGCAGACGCTGCCGCCGAACTGCAGGCGACGAGTCAGGACACAGCAGCGACGCCGCTCGGCAGCAAGCAGTTAACCAGATGCCGCCAAAGCTGCTATCAGCAG tTTGCGAGGGATTGGCATGATTGCACGGATTTCGTTGATTGCAGAAAT TGCCGTCAAAACTGCCAACGGCAATTGGCGCCCTTTGAACTGCGTGTCCATCACGCCCAACGACAAGGCGCCTTGGTGCTGACGGACATCGGCTGGGATGAGTTGATTGCGAACGCATCGCGTCAATGCCTGATCACCTGGGAGGTATCCGGTGGCGGCCTCATGGGCAACCTGCTAACGGATACGGCACGCGCCGAGCTATCACTCTGGCCGGATACGGTCTACAACATACAGGTCACCTGCAAGCATAAG CTAACGGGTATGATGCGTCGCTCTCTCAAGCTGAATGTGGATACACATCAGTTGCTGTCAACGTCACCGACGTCAGCAACGACAATCGCCAATCGCCGGACAACTGCAAGTCGCGTCGTGTCCATGTCAGCGacatcagcatcatcaacaacaccaacaacagcaatcacaaaaggagctgcaacagttgctgctgctgctgggatTGCTGGTGTAACCACAgtgcaacatcagcagcaacaacagcagcaacagcagccacaacgtGTTCGTCCCACGGACCGTGTGTATATCATCAGTGCGTTGCCAACGGCCAGCCAATTGAGCGGCGTTGTGTATCCGGCATTTGGTGCGTTGGCCTTCTTTCTGGCCCTGCTGGTCATGTTCCTGTTTCTGCGTCCGCAACGCAAGCGAACAACTGATGCCGATGCGGACACCGCATCGCTGCTAAGCGGCGGACGTCGTTCCTCCTGCAGCGCATCATCGTCACGACTCTCCATGGACAACAATTCCACGTTGCATGTGTAA